The following are encoded in a window of Candidatus Moraniibacteriota bacterium genomic DNA:
- a CDS encoding YjbQ family protein, which produces MKIETQTIKFETKSQIDFIDITEQVQNIIEKSGVREGIVLVFSSHTTMGVCINHNEPLLLQDFMSMMYRLSPVDNRYNHDLFELKKKIKSDGRSNGHSHCKDLLVGNSETIPIERGVVSLGRWQSIFAVEFDGSRKRDIVVQIMGE; this is translated from the coding sequence ATGAAAATAGAAACACAAACAATAAAGTTTGAAACGAAATCACAAATAGATTTTATTGACATTACAGAACAAGTTCAAAATATCATTGAAAAAAGTGGTGTTCGTGAAGGAATAGTTCTTGTTTTTTCTTCTCATACTACGATGGGTGTGTGTATTAATCACAATGAACCACTTCTTCTTCAGGATTTTATGTCTATGATGTACCGACTTTCTCCTGTAGATAATAGATATAATCATGATCTCTTTGAATTAAAGAAAAAAATAAAGAGTGATGGACGAAGTAATGGTCATTCTCACTGCAAAGATCTTCTTGTTGGGAATAGTGAAACAATTCCAATAGAAAGAGGAGTGGTATCTTTGGGACGATGGCAAAGTATATTCGCTGTAGAATTTGATGGATCCAGAAAGCGAGATATTGTTGTTCAAATAATGGGAGAATAA
- the dnaB gene encoding replicative DNA helicase → MPITSHKELRVPPHNIDAEQSVLGALMLDKDAIIRVADIVGIKDFYNGKHGFIYEAILDLYEQRDPIDLLSLSNKLEEKNKLEEIGGTSYLASLVNSVPSASNVGHYAGVVQKKAILRRLIAVANEIADLGFEESQDVQLTLDKAEQKLFGISQKHIKKDFVPIKSVLEEAFNRIDELHNNGDEMRGVPSCYPDLDNILAGFQKSDLVILAARPSIGKTTFALDIARNVGTKAKVPVGIFSLEMSSDQLVDRMIAAQGGVDLWRLRTGKLKSGEGSDDFERINNAMGVLSEAPIYIDDSSSANIMQLRTMARRLQAEHHLGMIIIDYLQLMEGRSKESRVQEISEISRGLKNLAKELNIPIIALSQLSRAVESRTDQIPKLSDLRESGSIEQDADVVLFLYREDRYKPDTPNKNIVEVIIAKHRNGPLGKVQLYFDEASTTFRSLERIHQEK, encoded by the coding sequence ATGCCCATCACTTCTCACAAAGAGCTTCGTGTTCCTCCTCATAATATTGATGCTGAACAAAGTGTTCTCGGAGCACTCATGCTCGATAAAGATGCCATTATTCGTGTTGCTGATATAGTGGGTATCAAAGATTTTTATAATGGCAAACATGGTTTTATTTATGAAGCCATTCTTGATCTTTATGAACAACGAGATCCTATTGATCTCCTCAGTCTTTCTAATAAACTCGAGGAAAAGAATAAACTCGAGGAAATAGGTGGGACAAGTTATCTCGCTTCTCTTGTGAATAGTGTCCCCTCCGCATCCAATGTTGGACATTATGCTGGAGTTGTCCAGAAAAAGGCCATTCTTCGTCGACTCATAGCCGTTGCCAATGAAATTGCCGATTTAGGATTTGAAGAATCCCAAGATGTTCAACTTACCCTTGATAAGGCTGAACAAAAGCTTTTTGGGATATCTCAAAAACACATCAAAAAAGATTTTGTTCCTATAAAATCTGTTTTGGAAGAAGCTTTTAATCGTATTGATGAGCTCCATAATAATGGTGATGAAATGCGTGGCGTTCCCTCTTGTTATCCCGATCTTGATAATATTCTTGCTGGATTTCAAAAATCTGATCTTGTTATCCTTGCAGCTCGACCCTCTATAGGAAAAACAACTTTTGCACTTGATATAGCTAGAAATGTTGGAACAAAAGCAAAAGTTCCTGTGGGTATTTTTTCTTTGGAAATGTCCAGTGATCAGCTCGTTGATCGTATGATAGCGGCTCAAGGAGGTGTTGATCTTTGGCGACTCCGAACGGGAAAGCTTAAAAGTGGAGAAGGTTCTGATGATTTTGAGCGCATCAATAATGCCATGGGAGTCCTCAGTGAAGCTCCTATTTATATCGATGACAGCTCAAGTGCTAATATTATGCAACTTCGTACTATGGCACGACGTCTTCAAGCAGAGCATCATTTAGGGATGATTATCATCGATTATCTCCAGCTTATGGAAGGACGTAGTAAAGAAAGTCGTGTCCAAGAAATTTCCGAGATTTCTCGTGGACTTAAGAATCTTGCCAAAGAACTTAATATACCCATAATTGCACTCTCTCAACTTTCTCGAGCTGTAGAATCTCGAACAGATCAAATTCCAAAACTTTCAGATCTTCGAGAATCTGGTTCTATCGAGCAAGATGCTGATGTCGTTCTTTTTCTTTATAGAGAAGACCGCTATAAACCTGACACCCCTAATAAAAATATTGTAGAAGTTATTATTGCAAAACATAGAAATGGTCCTTTAGGAAAAGTACAGCTCTATTTTGATGAAGCTTCTACAACATTTCGTTCTTTAGAAAGAATTCATCAAGAAAAATAA
- the recR gene encoding recombination protein RecR, with amino-acid sequence MLPNTFQELIRHFVNLPSIGPKMAERLTLFVFKQSKEDIISFSHALEALTKLSSCKRCYAISDQEYCSICRDPKRDTTILCVVEDALDAIAIERTGVFSGRYHILGGVIEPGKNKKQIDAPLTVSDLLQRTEKENIQEILLATNPTSEGDLTALYIRQQLNQFPHIRISRIARGLATGGDIEHADEQTLISSLQNRRYYESLSK; translated from the coding sequence ATGCTTCCAAATACTTTTCAAGAACTTATACGACATTTTGTAAATCTTCCTTCTATTGGACCAAAAATGGCTGAGAGATTAACACTTTTCGTTTTCAAACAATCCAAAGAAGATATTATATCTTTTTCGCACGCACTCGAAGCTCTCACTAAACTTTCTTCTTGCAAACGTTGTTATGCTATAAGCGATCAAGAATACTGCTCCATCTGTCGTGATCCAAAAAGAGATACTACTATTCTTTGTGTAGTAGAAGATGCTTTGGATGCTATCGCTATAGAAAGAACTGGCGTTTTCAGTGGAAGATATCACATTCTTGGTGGTGTTATCGAACCAGGAAAAAATAAAAAGCAAATAGATGCACCTCTTACTGTTTCAGATCTTTTACAACGAACAGAAAAAGAGAATATACAAGAAATTCTTTTAGCGACCAATCCGACTTCCGAAGGAGATCTTACAGCTCTTTATATTCGTCAACAACTCAATCAATTCCCTCATATTCGAATAAGTCGCATAGCACGAGGACTCGCGACAGGTGGAGATATCGAACATGCTGATGAACAAACTCTTATTAGTTCACTTCAAAATCGTCGCTATTATGAATCTTTGTCAAAATAG
- the rpmB gene encoding 50S ribosomal protein L28 — protein MSQKKCQMCDKTARTGNKRSHSNIATRRRFGANIQTKKIEGKTIRLCTSCIRTLAKQETK, from the coding sequence ATGAGTCAAAAAAAATGCCAAATGTGTGACAAAACGGCAAGAACAGGAAATAAGAGAAGTCACTCAAACATTGCCACAAGACGACGATTCGGTGCTAATATTCAAACGAAAAAAATCGAAGGAAAAACTATTCGATTATGTACGAGTTGTATTCGAACACTTGCCAAACAAGAAACTAAATAG
- the trxA gene encoding thioredoxin, which translates to MEVVFTDGNFDEEVLKSNVPVLVDFWAPWCGPCQMMSPVIEDLAKEMEGKAKIGKLNVDENPEKASQYGIMSIPTLKIFKDGQIVKEMTGVQSLDFLKESLQSFSK; encoded by the coding sequence ATGGAAGTAGTATTTACGGATGGTAATTTTGATGAAGAAGTTCTTAAAAGTAATGTTCCCGTTTTAGTCGATTTTTGGGCTCCATGGTGCGGACCTTGTCAAATGATGAGTCCAGTAATCGAAGACCTTGCTAAAGAAATGGAAGGAAAAGCAAAAATAGGAAAATTGAACGTAGATGAAAATCCTGAAAAGGCAAGTCAATATGGAATTATGTCCATTCCTACTCTTAAAATTTTCAAAGATGGTCAGATCGTAAAAGAAATGACAGGGGTACAATCTCTTGATTTTCTTAAAGAATCTCTCCAGTCTTTTTCAAAGTAA
- the xseB gene encoding exodeoxyribonuclease VII small subunit, with product MKEKNNLTDSLKELEKIISWFELQNEIDVEEGLRRVQEGAKLVEKCRKRLKDVENEFKIIREDLKDSE from the coding sequence ATGAAGGAAAAAAATAATCTTACAGATTCGTTGAAAGAATTAGAAAAAATTATTTCTTGGTTTGAATTACAAAATGAAATCGATGTAGAAGAGGGTTTAAGAAGGGTTCAAGAAGGCGCGAAACTCGTTGAAAAGTGTCGAAAAAGACTTAAAGATGTAGAAAATGAGTTCAAAATAATTCGAGAAGATTTGAAAGATTCTGAATAA
- a CDS encoding methyltransferase domain-containing protein, which produces MSQLVNNLILKGYLLTDRVVDAFSEIQRVEFLSDEFSQFSDAEISLPAGFGRTMIQPQVAATMIELLDVGQGQKVLEIASASGWITSILAYIVGKEGKIIGIEESSGLVELARENVDKYQFITRKQVEIQQCDIQKGYPKEAPYDRIMVNISFDHIPDVFLEQLQCNGVIVMPLYNGIWRISKDKDGNIKKESYAGFSFLSDEGR; this is translated from the coding sequence ATGAGTCAATTGGTAAACAATCTTATTCTTAAAGGATATCTTTTGACTGATAGAGTAGTAGATGCTTTCTCAGAAATTCAACGAGTTGAATTTCTTTCTGATGAGTTTTCTCAATTTTCAGATGCAGAAATTTCTCTTCCCGCTGGCTTTGGAAGAACTATGATTCAGCCACAAGTAGCTGCCACTATGATTGAACTCCTTGATGTGGGACAGGGACAAAAAGTTCTTGAAATTGCCAGTGCTTCTGGGTGGATAACTTCAATTCTTGCTTACATAGTAGGAAAAGAAGGAAAAATTATTGGTATTGAAGAATCTTCAGGTTTAGTAGAACTTGCTCGCGAAAATGTTGATAAATACCAGTTCATAACGAGAAAACAAGTGGAAATACAACAATGCGATATTCAAAAGGGATATCCCAAAGAAGCTCCTTATGATAGAATAATGGTCAATATTAGTTTCGATCATATCCCTGATGTTTTTCTTGAACAGCTTCAATGTAATGGTGTTATAGTCATGCCTTTATATAATGGAATTTGGCGTATTTCTAAGGATAAAGATGGAAATATTAAGAAAGAATCCTATGCGGGATTTTCTTTTTTATCCGATGAAGGAAGGTGA
- a CDS encoding site-2 protease family protein, with protein sequence MSNELILIGFYVLILIYSIILHEISHGWVALWLGDVTAKYAGRLSLNPKSHIDPIGSILVPIMLLLVSGGKMAFGWAKPVPYNPNNLRDRKKGELLVALSGPATNLLLAIVAVILSYLINLSSVTKKEMIYNLNDWEKITQMLSGSFESIAFILLVYVVFWNVILAFFNLIPIPPLDGSKILYALFPLDIKTKIFLEQYGFFILLFIMIFFGGLINGLMSWALNIFFSLMI encoded by the coding sequence ATGAGCAATGAATTAATCCTTATTGGTTTCTATGTTCTTATTCTTATTTATAGTATTATCCTTCATGAGATTTCTCATGGATGGGTTGCTTTGTGGTTAGGAGATGTTACTGCTAAATATGCAGGAAGATTAAGTTTAAATCCAAAAAGTCACATAGATCCCATTGGTTCAATTCTTGTTCCTATAATGCTCCTTCTTGTTTCGGGTGGAAAAATGGCATTTGGTTGGGCAAAACCAGTTCCTTACAATCCTAATAATCTTCGAGATAGAAAAAAAGGAGAGCTTCTTGTGGCTCTTTCTGGACCTGCTACGAATCTTTTATTGGCAATTGTCGCAGTGATTCTTTCTTATTTAATAAATCTTTCTTCTGTTACAAAAAAAGAAATGATTTATAATCTTAATGATTGGGAAAAAATAACACAAATGCTTTCGGGTTCATTTGAATCCATCGCATTTATTCTTCTTGTCTATGTAGTTTTTTGGAATGTTATTTTAGCTTTTTTTAACCTTATTCCTATTCCTCCGTTAGATGGTTCTAAAATTCTTTATGCTCTTTTTCCTCTTGATATAAAAACAAAAATTTTTCTAGAACAATATGGCTTTTTTATTCTTCTTTTTATTATGATTTTCTTTGGAGGTTTAATAAATGGTCTTATGTCATGGGCATTAAATATTTTCTTTTCACTCATGATTTGA
- a CDS encoding RNA-binding protein produces the protein MNKRLYVGGIPYSSTEDGLKDTFSQAGEVTSVRIILDRMTGRSRGFGFVEMATEDEAQKAIELFDGKEFEGRTLVVNEARSDERR, from the coding sequence ATGAACAAAAGACTTTACGTTGGAGGTATTCCCTACAGCTCTACGGAGGATGGTCTCAAAGACACGTTCTCCCAAGCCGGTGAAGTTACTTCCGTTCGCATTATTCTCGATAGAATGACTGGGCGATCTCGTGGTTTTGGTTTTGTCGAAATGGCAACCGAAGATGAGGCTCAGAAAGCTATTGAGTTGTTTGATGGCAAGGAATTCGAAGGAAGAACCCTCGTTGTCAACGAAGCGCGATCGGACGAAAGACGATAG
- the xseA gene encoding exodeoxyribonuclease VII large subunit, translated as MNIELLQALVVWRKKIAQRDGFRELYRIFSNSTLEELARKTPQNEYELLNIKGIGQKKCERYSKDILKLVKETTFEKEDVVSQKEKYKEDYATKEIECVGDFLDRLNQSLGVNRGRVRGEITSLQWRETCVYFSLKDAEKDAILPCFMWSSDLLLFGLNLSEGMEIIALGVPNIYKPVGKMTFRVSDIELVGEGALKMAYEALKKKLEIEGLLDEKRKKKLPEFPRKVGIITSLQGAVIHDFLNNVSHYGFRFFCRDTRVEGQSAVRDLLQSLRVFKNQDIDILVVMRGGGSLESLQAFNNEILIRELATMPFPVVAAIGHHQDMPLFALVSDSAVSTPTAAAHILGECWNSAKVRLLDMEHSLFSFFEIALERHHRILDRSGSDLEKYSTTIIERITQVRRALYKCSLLLEARIQILGKEICEGNKRLFTLYEMILMRTEEKIVQYEKSLSSHDPKRMLALGYSLIRKDAKIIRSVEDVCKNEELEITMYNGKIITQVKNITYEGKK; from the coding sequence ATGAATATCGAATTATTACAAGCTTTAGTTGTCTGGAGAAAAAAGATAGCCCAAAGGGATGGTTTTCGCGAGCTTTATCGCATTTTTTCCAATAGCACTTTGGAAGAATTAGCTCGAAAAACTCCTCAAAATGAGTACGAATTGCTTAATATAAAAGGCATAGGGCAAAAAAAATGCGAACGTTACAGTAAAGATATCCTGAAATTAGTAAAAGAAACAACATTTGAAAAAGAAGATGTTGTTTCTCAAAAAGAAAAATATAAAGAGGATTATGCTACAAAAGAAATAGAATGTGTTGGAGATTTTCTTGATCGTCTTAATCAATCGCTTGGGGTCAATCGAGGTCGGGTGAGGGGAGAAATAACTTCACTTCAATGGCGAGAAACCTGTGTATACTTTTCTCTAAAAGATGCTGAAAAAGATGCCATACTCCCTTGTTTTATGTGGTCATCAGATCTTTTGCTTTTTGGTTTAAATCTTTCAGAGGGTATGGAAATTATTGCTTTAGGTGTACCAAATATTTATAAACCTGTGGGAAAGATGACGTTTCGGGTTTCTGATATTGAATTAGTTGGAGAGGGAGCTCTTAAAATGGCCTACGAAGCTTTGAAAAAGAAGTTGGAAATAGAGGGTTTATTGGATGAAAAACGAAAAAAGAAACTTCCTGAATTTCCAAGGAAGGTGGGAATTATCACATCACTTCAAGGAGCTGTCATTCATGATTTTCTTAATAATGTATCTCATTATGGATTTCGATTTTTTTGTAGGGATACTCGGGTAGAGGGGCAATCAGCAGTTCGAGATTTACTTCAATCTCTTCGTGTATTCAAAAATCAAGATATTGACATTCTTGTAGTTATGCGTGGAGGAGGAAGTTTGGAGAGTTTGCAGGCATTTAATAACGAAATACTTATTCGAGAATTAGCAACGATGCCTTTTCCTGTTGTGGCAGCGATAGGACATCATCAAGACATGCCTTTATTTGCACTTGTTTCTGATAGTGCTGTTTCTACACCAACCGCCGCCGCTCATATTTTAGGAGAATGTTGGAATAGTGCTAAAGTTCGCTTATTGGATATGGAACATTCTCTTTTTTCTTTCTTTGAAATCGCCTTAGAAAGACATCATCGAATACTGGATCGTTCTGGAAGTGATCTAGAAAAATACAGCACTACTATTATAGAAAGAATTACACAGGTTAGAAGAGCTCTTTATAAATGCAGTCTTCTTTTGGAAGCTCGCATCCAAATATTAGGAAAAGAAATATGTGAAGGAAATAAACGTTTATTTACTTTATATGAGATGATTTTGATGCGTACCGAAGAAAAAATTGTGCAATATGAAAAATCTCTCTCTTCTCATGACCCCAAACGAATGCTTGCATTAGGTTACTCACTCATTCGAAAAGATGCTAAAATAATACGAAGTGTCGAAGACGTTTGCAAAAATGAAGAACTCGAAATAACTATGTATAACGGAAAAATAATTACTCAAGTAAAAAATATTACGTATGAAGGAAAAAAATAA
- the gyrB gene encoding DNA topoisomerase (ATP-hydrolyzing) subunit B, with translation MVEKNVKKEQEYGAKSIQVLEGLDPVRKRPGMYIGGTSLEGLHHLIWEIVNNSIDEAIAGHCKNIFIRLLPDNTVEIGDDGRGIPVEKHPQTGKSTLETVLTILHAGGKFGGGGYKISGGLHGVGISVVNALSVWLRADIHREGSVFSQEYSQGKPSADLKKIGTSTKTGTIIAFRPDPEIFPEIKFQWKRILDYVRWQAYLTRGVKIEIYDERKKEEKGIRRYAFSFDAGIISFVEFLNRSQETKHRYPIYIYKEVESSIVEAAIQYTDGYKEHLYSFANNIYNPEGGTHVTGFKMALTRVLNDYAKKNNLLKEKDGAFTSDDLREGLTAVLSVKLTDPQFEGQTKAKLGNGEMRGLVSNAIAEGLSDYLESHPAEAKAILEKCLLTVRARVAARAAKDAVLRKGALEGMALPGKLADCSTKKASESEVFIVEGDSAGGSAKQGRNRRYQAILPLRGKLVNVEKTTLDKIVKSDTLKPIIIALGTGIGDTFDVSRLRYHKIIIMADADVDGAHIRTLLLTFFYRYFEELIQQGFVYIAQPPLYRLQKGRTIKFVYTEEEKIEALKKFGIKESLLNEEDSQAEASNENQESVGGVNIQRYKGLGEMNPELLWQTTMNPDTRMMYRVTIQDAQEADRVFEILMGKEVAPRKSFIQTHAKRVKNLDV, from the coding sequence ATGGTTGAAAAAAATGTAAAGAAAGAGCAGGAATATGGAGCAAAATCCATTCAAGTTTTAGAAGGATTGGACCCAGTTCGTAAGCGCCCAGGAATGTATATAGGAGGAACTTCTCTTGAGGGGCTTCATCATTTGATATGGGAAATTGTTAATAACTCTATAGATGAAGCTATAGCAGGACATTGTAAAAATATTTTTATTAGACTTCTTCCTGATAATACTGTGGAAATCGGAGATGATGGTCGAGGTATTCCCGTAGAAAAACATCCTCAGACTGGAAAATCTACGTTGGAAACGGTTCTTACTATTTTGCATGCTGGAGGAAAATTTGGTGGTGGTGGTTATAAAATATCAGGAGGTCTTCATGGTGTTGGTATATCAGTTGTAAACGCTCTTTCTGTGTGGCTTCGTGCTGATATTCATCGAGAGGGATCAGTTTTTTCTCAAGAATATTCACAAGGAAAGCCCTCTGCTGATTTGAAAAAAATAGGAACATCTACAAAAACTGGAACGATTATAGCATTTCGACCTGATCCAGAGATATTTCCCGAGATAAAATTTCAATGGAAAAGAATACTTGATTATGTTCGTTGGCAAGCGTATTTAACGAGGGGTGTTAAGATAGAAATATACGATGAAAGAAAAAAAGAAGAAAAAGGCATTCGCCGTTACGCATTTTCTTTTGATGCTGGGATTATTTCATTTGTTGAGTTTCTCAATCGATCTCAAGAGACGAAACATCGATATCCTATTTATATATATAAAGAAGTAGAAAGTTCTATTGTAGAAGCAGCTATCCAATATACAGATGGCTACAAAGAACATTTATATTCTTTTGCTAATAATATTTATAATCCTGAAGGCGGTACCCATGTTACGGGATTCAAAATGGCGCTCACAAGAGTTCTTAATGACTATGCTAAAAAGAATAACCTTTTAAAAGAAAAAGATGGTGCGTTCACTTCTGACGATCTTAGAGAAGGCTTAACCGCTGTTTTGAGTGTAAAACTTACAGATCCTCAATTTGAGGGTCAAACAAAAGCAAAGCTCGGAAACGGAGAAATGAGAGGTCTTGTTTCTAATGCTATCGCAGAAGGATTATCTGATTATTTGGAAAGTCATCCCGCAGAAGCGAAGGCAATACTTGAAAAATGTCTTTTGACAGTAAGGGCTCGCGTAGCTGCTCGCGCTGCAAAAGATGCTGTACTTCGAAAAGGCGCCTTGGAAGGAATGGCACTCCCAGGAAAACTAGCTGATTGTTCGACGAAAAAAGCAAGTGAATCAGAGGTATTTATCGTAGAGGGAGATTCTGCTGGTGGTAGTGCCAAACAGGGGAGAAATAGACGATATCAGGCTATACTTCCACTTCGAGGAAAATTAGTAAATGTTGAGAAAACGACATTAGATAAAATAGTTAAGTCTGATACCCTCAAACCTATTATTATTGCTCTCGGAACAGGTATAGGAGACACTTTTGATGTGAGTAGATTACGATATCATAAAATAATCATCATGGCGGATGCTGATGTGGACGGTGCTCATATTAGAACTCTACTATTGACGTTTTTTTATAGGTATTTTGAAGAACTTATTCAACAAGGGTTTGTTTATATCGCTCAACCGCCATTGTATAGGCTTCAAAAAGGAAGGACGATAAAATTTGTGTATACAGAAGAAGAAAAAATAGAAGCACTTAAAAAATTTGGTATCAAAGAAAGTCTTTTGAACGAAGAGGATTCTCAAGCAGAAGCTTCCAATGAAAATCAAGAGAGTGTTGGAGGGGTAAATATCCAGAGATATAAAGGTTTGGGAGAAATGAACCCGGAACTTCTGTGGCAAACCACTATGAATCCGGATACAAGAATGATGTACCGAGTAACTATTCAAGATGCACAAGAAGCTGATAGAGTATTTGAAATTCTTATGGGAAAGGAAGTTGCTCCAAGAAAGAGTTTTATACAAACCCATGCTAAACGTGTAAAAAATCTTGATGTTTAA
- the mltG gene encoding endolytic transglycosylase MltG: protein MKIVKIIIFLLFTLCFFVYLSIFHLYKKDIAYQGSEPLLITIQEGSNVLDIARELKKQRLISSEWAFIIGTWSDDLRGKFFAGEFSIKPGLSSMDIAYILTDEKLGRKKDVQNQITFPEGWTSRQMADRLTAKGFRGEEFFKLTQNPSQEILEKFLFLSSLPQGRSLEGFLFPDTYIFASDDRAQDIIEMLLETFEKKVFRVHKDAFYSDGIFDQNAFYEKVILASILEGEVRVDRDRKIVSGIFQKRLTSNMRLQSCATVAYALGERKVQYTAEDLTVDSPYNTYTHDGLPPGPVSNPSLNSLEAAFFPEKSEYLFFLNDPETGDTYFAKNFEEHKINKEKTGL, encoded by the coding sequence ATGAAAATAGTAAAAATAATTATTTTTCTTCTATTTACGCTTTGTTTTTTTGTATATCTGAGCATATTTCATTTATATAAAAAAGATATTGCTTATCAAGGATCTGAACCTCTCCTTATCACTATTCAAGAAGGATCAAATGTTCTTGATATTGCGCGTGAGTTAAAGAAACAACGATTAATAAGCTCCGAATGGGCTTTTATTATAGGAACATGGAGTGATGATCTGAGAGGTAAATTTTTTGCGGGAGAATTTTCAATTAAACCAGGCCTTTCTAGTATGGACATCGCCTATATTTTGACAGATGAAAAATTAGGAAGAAAAAAAGATGTTCAAAATCAAATAACTTTTCCTGAAGGTTGGACATCTCGTCAGATGGCAGATAGATTGACCGCAAAAGGTTTTCGAGGAGAAGAATTCTTCAAACTTACCCAAAACCCTTCGCAAGAAATACTTGAAAAATTTCTTTTCCTTTCCTCCTTGCCACAAGGAAGATCTCTCGAAGGCTTTCTTTTTCCAGATACTTATATTTTTGCTTCTGATGACAGGGCGCAGGATATTATAGAAATGCTTTTAGAGACATTTGAGAAAAAAGTTTTTCGTGTTCATAAAGATGCTTTTTATTCAGACGGAATATTTGATCAAAATGCTTTTTATGAAAAGGTTATTCTTGCAAGTATTTTGGAAGGAGAAGTTCGTGTAGATAGAGATAGAAAAATTGTGAGTGGTATTTTTCAAAAACGATTAACTTCCAATATGCGACTTCAGAGTTGTGCTACGGTCGCTTATGCTTTGGGAGAAAGAAAAGTTCAATATACGGCAGAGGATTTAACAGTGGATTCTCCTTATAATACCTATACTCATGATGGCTTACCACCCGGACCAGTATCTAATCCATCCCTAAATTCTCTTGAGGCGGCATTTTTTCCAGAAAAATCGGAATATTTATTTTTCTTAAACGATCCTGAAACAGGAGATACGTATTTCGCAAAAAATTTTGAGGAGCATAAAATAAATAAAGAAAAAACGGGATTGTAA